A single Pseudomonas brassicacearum DNA region contains:
- the mltF gene encoding membrane-bound lytic murein transglycosylase MltF, which translates to MFSPTALRPRYARWLIATGLFLVLGGCVEKPNTLERVKEDGVLRVVTRNSPATYFQDRNGETGFEYELVKRFADDLGVELKIETADNLDDLFNQIGKPNGPVLAAAGLVSSEQRKKQVRFSRSYLEVTPQIIYRNGQSRPTDAAALAGKKIMVLKGSTHAEQLAQLKQQYPGIEYEESDAVEVVDLLRMVDEGQIDLTLVDSNEVAMNQVYFPNVRVAFDLGDARSQSWAVGPGEDNSLLNEINSYLDKVQKNGTLQRLKDRYYGHVDVLGYMGATTFAQHLQQRLPKYEHHFKAYAKKEKVDWRLLAAIGYQESLWQPTVTSKTGVRGLMMLTQNTAQAMGVSNRLDPKQSIMGGAKYLAYVKEQLDESIEEPDRTWFALAAYNVGGGHLDDARKLAAKEGLNPNKWLDVKKILPRLSQKRWYSKTRYGYARGGEPVHFVANIRRYYDILTWVTQPQLEGNQVAEGNLHVPGVDKSKPSQESPQL; encoded by the coding sequence ATGTTTTCCCCAACGGCTTTGCGTCCGCGGTATGCCAGATGGCTGATCGCAACCGGACTCTTCCTGGTGCTCGGTGGTTGTGTTGAGAAACCCAACACACTGGAGCGCGTAAAGGAGGATGGCGTGCTGCGGGTGGTTACCCGAAACAGCCCCGCCACCTACTTTCAGGATCGCAATGGTGAAACCGGCTTCGAATACGAGCTGGTGAAGCGCTTCGCCGACGATTTGGGCGTGGAGCTGAAGATCGAGACCGCCGACAACCTCGACGATCTGTTCAACCAGATCGGCAAGCCCAATGGTCCGGTATTGGCGGCGGCGGGCCTGGTCAGCAGCGAACAGCGCAAGAAGCAAGTGCGGTTTTCCCGCTCCTACCTGGAAGTCACCCCGCAAATCATCTACCGCAACGGCCAATCACGCCCCACCGACGCGGCGGCCCTGGCGGGCAAGAAGATCATGGTGCTCAAGGGCAGCACTCACGCGGAACAACTGGCACAGTTGAAACAGCAGTATCCGGGCATCGAATACGAAGAGTCCGACGCAGTCGAGGTTGTCGACCTGCTGCGCATGGTGGACGAGGGCCAGATCGACCTGACGCTGGTGGACTCCAACGAAGTGGCGATGAACCAGGTGTACTTCCCCAACGTGCGCGTGGCGTTCGACCTGGGCGATGCCCGTAGCCAGAGTTGGGCAGTCGGCCCCGGTGAAGACAACAGCCTGCTCAACGAGATCAACAGCTACCTGGACAAGGTGCAGAAGAACGGCACCCTGCAGCGCCTCAAAGACCGTTATTACGGGCACGTCGACGTCCTTGGCTACATGGGCGCCACCACGTTCGCCCAACACTTGCAGCAACGACTGCCCAAATACGAACACCATTTCAAGGCCTACGCCAAGAAAGAGAAAGTCGACTGGCGCCTGCTGGCCGCGATCGGCTATCAGGAATCGCTGTGGCAACCGACGGTCACGTCCAAGACCGGCGTGCGCGGCCTGATGATGCTGACCCAGAACACCGCCCAGGCCATGGGTGTGTCCAACCGCCTGGATCCCAAGCAAAGCATCATGGGCGGTGCCAAGTACCTGGCCTACGTAAAGGAGCAGTTGGACGAAAGCATCGAGGAACCCGACCGCACCTGGTTCGCCCTTGCCGCCTATAACGTGGGCGGCGGCCACCTGGACGACGCCCGCAAACTGGCGGCCAAGGAAGGGCTGAACCCGAACAAGTGGCTGGATGTGAAGAAAATCCTGCCGCGCCTGTCCCAGAAACGGTGGTACAGCAAGACCCGCTATGGCTACGCCCGGGGCGGCGAGCCGGTGCATTTCGTGGCGAACATCCGTCGCTACTACGACATCCTGACCTGGGTGACGCAGCCGCAGCTCGAAGGCAACCAAGTGGCCGAGGGCAACCTGCACGTACCGGGTGTCGACAAGAGCAAGCCGAGCCAGGAGTCCCCGCAGCTCTGA
- the purL gene encoding phosphoribosylformylglycinamidine synthase — translation MLILRGAPALSAFRHSKLLEQLSQKVPAVSGLYAEFAHFAEVTGGLTGDEQQVLARLLKYGPSVPVQEPAGRLFLVLPRFGTISPWSSKASDIARNCGLAKIQRLERGIAFYVAGEFSEAEAQLIADGLHDRMTQVVLGNLEQAAGLFSHAEPKPLTAIDVLGGGRAALEQANTELGLALAEDEIDYLVNAFQGLKRNPHDIELMMFAQANSEHCRHKIFNASWDIDGQSQEKSLFGMIKNTYQMHNEGVLSAYKDNAAVIVGNVAGRFYPNPETRQYGAVQEPVHILMKVETHNHPTAIAPFPGASTGSGGEIRDEGATGRGAKPKAGLTGFTVSNLQIPGFEQPWEKPYGKPERIVNALDIMIEGPLGGAAFNNEFGRPALTGYFRTFEQSITTPRGEEVRGYHKPIMLAGGMGNIRAEHVQKGEILVGSKLIVLGGPAMLIGLGGGAASSMATGTSSADLDFASVQRENPEMERRCQEVIDRCWQLGEHNPISFIHDVGAGGLSNAFPELVNDGGRGGRFELRNIPNDEPGMAPHEIWSNESQERYVLAVGPADFERFKAICERERCPFAVVGEATAEPQLTVTDSHFGNSPVDMPLEVLLGKAPRMHRSAVREAELGDDFDPSTLDLAESIERVLHHPAVASKSFLITIGDRTITGLVARDQMVGPWQVPVADVAVTATSFDVYTGEAMAMGERTPLALLDAPASGRMAIGETLTNIAASRIGKISDIKLSANWMSAAGHPGEDARLYDTVKAVGMELCPELGITIPVGKDSMSMATRWNDEGVDKSVTSPLSLIVTGFAPVTDIRQTLTPQLRMDKGTTDLILIDLGRGQNRMGASILAQVHGKLGSQAPDVDDAEDLKAFFAVIQGLNADGHLLAYHDRSDGGLLTTVMEMAFAGHCGLSLTLDSVAESKAEIPAILFNEELGAVIQVRQDATPDILAQFSAAGLADCVSVIGQPINNAHINITFNGDTVFEGQRRLLQRQWAETSYQIQRLRDNADCAEQEFDALLEEDNPGLSAKLSYDVNHDVAAPYIKKGIRPQVAVLREQGVNGQVEMAAAFDRAGFNAIDVHMSDILAGRVDLNDFKGMVACGGFSYGDVLGAGEGWAKSALFNSRARDAFQGFFERTDSFTLGVCNGCQMMSNLHELIPGSEFWPHFVRNRSEQFEARVAMVQVQESNSIFLQGMAGSRMPIAIAHGEGHAEFESEEALLEADLSGCVSLRFVDNHGKVTETYPANPNGSPRGITGLTSRDGRVTIMMPHPERVFRAVQNSWRSDDWNEDAPWMRMFRNARVWVN, via the coding sequence ATGTTGATCCTGCGCGGCGCTCCTGCCCTTTCTGCCTTTCGCCACAGCAAACTCCTTGAGCAACTGAGCCAAAAGGTTCCGGCTGTCAGTGGCTTGTATGCTGAATTCGCTCACTTCGCCGAAGTCACCGGCGGTTTGACCGGCGACGAACAGCAGGTGCTCGCGCGCCTTCTGAAGTACGGTCCCAGTGTTCCTGTCCAGGAGCCGGCCGGTCGCCTGTTCCTGGTACTGCCGCGTTTCGGCACCATTTCGCCGTGGTCGAGCAAGGCCAGCGACATTGCCCGCAACTGTGGCCTGGCGAAAATCCAGCGCCTGGAGCGCGGTATTGCCTTTTATGTCGCCGGTGAGTTCAGCGAGGCCGAGGCCCAACTGATCGCTGACGGCCTGCATGACCGCATGACCCAGGTCGTGCTGGGCAACCTGGAGCAGGCCGCCGGCCTCTTCAGCCATGCCGAACCCAAGCCACTGACCGCCATCGACGTACTGGGCGGCGGCCGTGCCGCGCTGGAACAAGCCAACACCGAACTGGGCCTGGCCCTGGCCGAAGACGAGATCGACTACCTGGTCAACGCCTTCCAGGGCTTGAAGCGCAACCCCCACGACATCGAATTGATGATGTTCGCCCAGGCCAACTCCGAGCACTGCCGCCACAAGATCTTCAACGCCAGTTGGGACATTGATGGCCAGAGCCAGGAAAAAAGCCTGTTCGGCATGATCAAAAACACCTACCAGATGCACAACGAAGGTGTGTTGTCGGCCTACAAGGACAACGCGGCGGTGATCGTCGGCAACGTTGCCGGGCGTTTCTACCCGAACCCTGAGACCCGCCAGTACGGTGCGGTCCAGGAACCGGTGCACATCCTCATGAAGGTCGAGACCCACAACCACCCGACCGCGATTGCACCGTTCCCGGGCGCCTCCACCGGTTCCGGTGGCGAGATCCGCGACGAAGGCGCCACCGGCCGCGGTGCCAAGCCCAAGGCCGGCCTGACCGGCTTCACCGTGTCGAACCTGCAGATCCCGGGCTTCGAACAGCCGTGGGAAAAGCCTTACGGCAAGCCTGAGCGCATCGTCAACGCCCTGGACATCATGATCGAAGGTCCCCTGGGGGGCGCGGCGTTCAACAACGAATTCGGCCGTCCGGCCCTGACCGGCTACTTCCGTACCTTCGAACAGTCCATCACCACCCCGCGTGGTGAAGAAGTCCGTGGTTACCACAAGCCGATCATGCTCGCGGGCGGTATGGGCAACATCCGCGCCGAACACGTGCAGAAAGGCGAGATCCTGGTCGGCTCCAAGCTGATCGTCCTCGGTGGCCCGGCCATGCTGATCGGCCTGGGCGGCGGTGCCGCTTCCTCCATGGCCACCGGCACCAGCTCGGCGGACCTGGACTTTGCTTCGGTCCAGCGGGAAAACCCGGAAATGGAACGCCGTTGCCAGGAAGTCATCGACCGTTGCTGGCAGTTGGGTGAACACAACCCCATCAGCTTCATCCACGACGTCGGCGCGGGCGGCCTGTCCAACGCCTTCCCGGAACTGGTCAACGACGGTGGCCGCGGTGGCCGCTTCGAACTGCGCAACATTCCGAACGACGAGCCGGGCATGGCCCCGCACGAAATCTGGAGCAACGAATCCCAGGAGCGTTACGTCCTGGCGGTCGGACCGGCGGACTTCGAGCGCTTCAAGGCCATTTGCGAGCGTGAGCGTTGCCCGTTTGCGGTAGTGGGTGAAGCCACCGCCGAGCCGCAACTGACCGTCACCGACAGCCACTTCGGCAACAGCCCGGTGGACATGCCGCTGGAAGTGCTGCTGGGCAAGGCCCCGCGCATGCACCGCTCGGCCGTTCGCGAAGCGGAGCTGGGCGACGATTTCGATCCGTCGACCCTTGACCTCGCCGAGTCCATCGAGCGCGTGCTGCATCACCCGGCCGTGGCGAGCAAGAGCTTTCTGATCACCATCGGCGACCGCACCATCACCGGCCTTGTGGCCCGTGACCAGATGGTCGGCCCGTGGCAAGTGCCGGTGGCTGACGTGGCCGTGACCGCCACCAGCTTCGACGTCTACACCGGTGAAGCCATGGCGATGGGCGAGCGCACGCCGCTGGCACTGCTGGACGCCCCGGCGTCGGGCCGCATGGCGATCGGCGAGACCCTGACCAACATCGCGGCCTCGCGCATTGGCAAGATTTCCGACATCAAGCTGTCGGCCAACTGGATGTCCGCCGCCGGTCACCCGGGCGAAGACGCCCGTTTGTACGACACCGTCAAGGCAGTCGGCATGGAGTTGTGCCCTGAGCTGGGTATCACCATTCCGGTGGGCAAGGACTCCATGTCCATGGCCACGCGCTGGAACGACGAAGGCGTGGACAAGAGCGTGACCTCGCCGCTGTCGCTGATCGTGACAGGCTTCGCCCCGGTCACCGACATCCGCCAGACCCTGACCCCGCAACTGCGCATGGACAAGGGCACCACCGACTTGATCCTGATCGACCTGGGCCGTGGCCAGAACCGCATGGGCGCCTCGATCCTGGCCCAGGTGCACGGCAAGCTCGGCTCGCAAGCACCAGACGTCGACGATGCCGAAGACCTGAAAGCGTTCTTCGCCGTCATCCAAGGCCTCAACGCCGACGGTCACCTGCTGGCCTACCACGACCGTTCCGACGGCGGTTTGCTGACCACCGTGATGGAAATGGCCTTCGCCGGCCACTGCGGCCTGAGCCTGACCCTCGACAGCGTTGCCGAGTCCAAGGCTGAAATCCCGGCCATCCTGTTCAACGAAGAGTTGGGTGCGGTGATCCAGGTTCGCCAGGACGCTACCCCGGATATCCTCGCCCAGTTCAGCGCCGCCGGCCTGGCTGACTGCGTCTCGGTGATCGGCCAGCCGATCAACAACGCCCACATCAACATCACCTTCAACGGCGACACCGTCTTTGAGGGCCAGCGCCGTCTGTTGCAGCGCCAGTGGGCGGAAACCAGCTACCAGATCCAGCGCCTGCGCGACAACGCCGACTGCGCCGAGCAGGAATTCGACGCGCTGCTGGAAGAAGACAACCCGGGCCTGAGCGCCAAGCTCAGCTACGACGTCAACCACGATGTCGCCGCGCCCTACATCAAGAAAGGCATTCGCCCACAAGTGGCGGTGCTGCGCGAGCAGGGCGTCAACGGCCAGGTGGAAATGGCGGCGGCGTTCGACCGCGCCGGTTTCAACGCGATCGACGTGCACATGAGCGATATTCTCGCCGGCCGTGTCGACCTGAACGACTTCAAGGGCATGGTCGCTTGTGGCGGTTTCTCCTACGGCGACGTACTCGGGGCCGGTGAAGGCTGGGCCAAGTCGGCGCTGTTCAACAGCCGTGCTCGCGATGCGTTCCAGGGTTTCTTCGAACGCACCGACAGCTTCACCCTCGGCGTGTGCAACGGTTGCCAGATGATGTCCAACCTGCACGAGCTGATCCCGGGCAGCGAGTTCTGGCCGCACTTCGTGCGTAACCGTTCCGAGCAGTTCGAAGCGCGCGTGGCGATGGTCCAGGTGCAGGAGTCGAACTCGATCTTCCTGCAGGGCATGGCCGGTTCGCGCATGCCGATCGCCATCGCCCACGGCGAAGGCCATGCCGAATTCGAAAGCGAAGAAGCCTTGCTCGAAGCCGACTTGTCCGGTTGTGTGTCGCTGCGTTTCGTCGACAACCATGGCAAGGTCACCGAAACCTACCCGGCCAACCCGAACGGCTCGCCGCGCGGGATCACCGGCCTGACCAGCCGCGACGGCCGCGTCACGATCATGATGCCGCACCCGGAGCGTGTATTCCGCGCGGTGCAGAACTCCTGGCGTTCGGACGACTGGAACGAAGACGCGCCATGGATGCGCATGTTCCGCAACGCGCGCGTCTGGGTGAACTAA
- the era gene encoding GTPase Era has product MTDTTVTRCGYVAIVGRPNVGKSTLLNHILGQKLAITSRKPQTTRHNMLGIKTEGAVQAIYVDTPGMHKGGEKALNRYMNKTASAALKDVDVVIFVVDRTKWTEEDQMVLERVQYVTGPLIVALNKTDRIEDKAELMPHLTWLQEQLPNAQIIPISAQHGHNLEALERVIAEHLPENDHFFPEDQITDRSSRFLAAELVREKIMRQMGAELPYQITVEIEEFKQQGKTLHIHALILVERDGQKKIIIGDKGERIKRIGTEARKDMELLFDSKIMLNLWVKVKGGWSDDERALRSLGYGDL; this is encoded by the coding sequence ATGACTGATACAACCGTCACCCGCTGCGGCTATGTCGCCATTGTCGGTCGGCCGAACGTGGGCAAGTCCACGCTGCTGAACCACATCCTGGGTCAAAAGCTGGCGATCACCTCGCGCAAGCCCCAGACCACCCGCCACAACATGCTGGGCATCAAGACCGAAGGCGCCGTGCAGGCGATCTACGTTGACACCCCAGGCATGCACAAGGGCGGCGAAAAGGCCCTGAATCGCTACATGAACAAGACCGCCTCGGCGGCGTTGAAAGACGTCGACGTGGTGATCTTCGTGGTCGACCGCACCAAGTGGACCGAAGAAGACCAGATGGTCCTCGAACGCGTCCAGTACGTGACAGGTCCCTTGATCGTGGCGCTGAACAAGACTGATCGCATCGAAGACAAGGCTGAACTGATGCCGCACCTGACCTGGTTGCAGGAACAGTTGCCGAATGCCCAGATCATCCCGATCTCTGCCCAGCACGGCCACAACCTCGAGGCGCTTGAGCGAGTGATTGCCGAACACCTGCCGGAAAACGATCATTTCTTCCCCGAAGACCAGATCACCGACCGCAGCAGCCGTTTCCTCGCCGCCGAGCTGGTGCGTGAAAAAATCATGCGTCAGATGGGCGCCGAGCTGCCTTACCAGATCACGGTCGAAATCGAAGAGTTCAAGCAACAGGGGAAGACCCTGCACATTCATGCATTGATCCTCGTCGAACGTGACGGCCAGAAGAAAATCATCATTGGCGACAAGGGCGAGCGCATCAAGCGCATCGGCACCGAGGCGCGCAAGGACATGGAGCTGCTGTTCGACTCCAAGATCATGCTCAACCTGTGGGTCAAGGTGAAGGGCGGCTGGTCCGACGACGAGCGGGCGTTGCGTTCGTTGGGCTACGGCGACCTCTGA
- the recO gene encoding DNA repair protein RecO, producing the protein MSPTQPIGQPAYVLHSRAYRESSALVDFLTPQGRLRAVLRGARGKAGTLARPFVPLEVEFRGRGELKNVGRMESNGVAAWLNGEALFSGLYLNELLIRLLPAEDPHPAVFDHYAATLLALAEGRPLEPLLRSFEWRLLDDLGYGFALNTDLHGEPIAADGLYRLQVDAGLEQVYLLQPGLFNGAELLAMAEADWSAPGALSAAKRLMRQALAVHLGGRPLVSRELFRKP; encoded by the coding sequence ATGTCCCCCACCCAACCCATCGGCCAACCCGCCTACGTCCTCCACAGCCGCGCCTACCGCGAAAGCAGCGCCCTGGTGGACTTCCTCACGCCGCAAGGGCGGCTGCGGGCGGTGTTGCGTGGGGCGCGGGGCAAGGCAGGGACGCTGGCGCGGCCATTCGTGCCGCTGGAAGTCGAGTTCCGTGGCCGAGGCGAGTTGAAAAATGTCGGGCGCATGGAAAGCAATGGCGTCGCGGCGTGGCTCAACGGTGAGGCGCTGTTCAGCGGCTTGTACCTCAATGAACTGCTGATCCGCCTGCTGCCCGCCGAAGATCCCCACCCGGCCGTATTCGACCACTACGCCGCCACGCTGCTGGCCCTGGCTGAAGGCCGTCCGCTGGAGCCGCTGCTGCGCTCGTTCGAATGGCGGCTGCTGGATGACCTGGGCTATGGCTTCGCGCTGAATACCGACCTGCATGGCGAACCCATCGCGGCGGACGGTCTTTACCGCTTGCAGGTGGATGCCGGCCTGGAGCAGGTCTACCTGTTGCAACCAGGGTTGTTCAACGGTGCGGAGCTGCTGGCCATGGCCGAGGCCGACTGGAGTGCGCCAGGTGCCTTGTCGGCAGCCAAGCGGTTGATGCGCCAGGCCCTGGCTGTGCATCTGGGCGGGCGGCCACTGGTCAGTCGCGAGCTGTTTCGCAAGCCCTGA
- the pdxJ gene encoding pyridoxine 5'-phosphate synthase, producing MSTSNRILLGVNIDHVATLRQARGTRYPDPVKAALDAEEAGADGITVHLREDRRHIQERDVLLLKDVLQTRMNFEMGVTEEMMAFAELIRPAHICLVPETRQELTTEGGLDVAGQEARISLAVERLSKIGAEVSLFIDADERQIEASKRVGAPAIELHTGRYADAETPTDVADELQRVADGVAFGLAKGLIVNAGHGLHYHNVEAVAAIKGINELNIGHALVAHALFVGFKSAVAEMKALILAAAKS from the coding sequence GTGAGCACCAGCAATCGCATTCTTCTCGGCGTGAACATCGACCATGTCGCCACCCTGCGCCAGGCCCGCGGTACGCGTTACCCGGATCCGGTCAAGGCCGCACTGGACGCGGAGGAGGCGGGCGCCGACGGCATCACTGTGCACTTGCGTGAAGACCGTCGTCACATCCAGGAGCGCGACGTGCTGCTGCTCAAGGACGTGCTGCAAACCCGCATGAACTTCGAAATGGGCGTGACCGAAGAAATGATGGCGTTCGCCGAGCTCATCCGCCCGGCGCACATCTGCCTGGTGCCGGAGACGCGTCAGGAACTGACCACCGAAGGCGGCCTCGACGTAGCGGGGCAGGAGGCGCGGATCAGCTTGGCAGTGGAGCGCCTGTCGAAGATCGGCGCCGAGGTGTCGCTGTTCATTGATGCCGACGAACGGCAGATCGAGGCGTCCAAGCGGGTCGGCGCGCCCGCCATCGAACTGCACACGGGCCGTTACGCCGATGCCGAGACCCCCACGGATGTGGCCGATGAGCTGCAGCGCGTAGCTGACGGCGTTGCCTTCGGCCTGGCCAAGGGCCTGATCGTCAACGCCGGCCATGGCTTGCACTACCATAACGTCGAGGCTGTCGCGGCGATCAAGGGCATCAACGAACTGAACATCGGTCACGCGCTGGTGGCCCATGCGTTGTTCGTCGGGTTCAAGTCGGCTGTGGCGGAAATGAAAGCGCTGATCCTGGCTGCCGCTAAATCCTGA